The region CTTGGCGCTCGGCGGTCTCCAGCGGGCTTTCCCCGGGCTGGACGAGCTGCGCCGGGCGGGCGGCCGGGGCGGGAGCCAGCAGGTGATCCGGGAGGTCCCGCAGGTCCAGGATGTCCCCGCGGCAGAGGATGAGCGCGCGCTCCAGGACGTTTTCAAGCTCGCGCACGTTGCCCCGCCATTCGTGACGGCCCAGCGCGTCCAGGAATTCCCGGCTGACGGTGCGGATCGGGCGGTTGTTTTTGCGGCCGAGCTTGTCCAGCAGATAATCCACGAGCAGGGGAATGTCCTCGATGCGTTCGCGCAGGGGCGGAATGCGTATTTCGAGCACATTCAGTCGGTAATAGAGGTCTTCGCGAAATTTGCCTTCGGCGATCATGGCCGGGAGGTCGCGGTTGGTGGCCGCGATGAAGCGCACGTCGATGCTGACCGGGGTCACGCCGCCGAGGGGTTCGACGATGCGTTCCTGCAGGGCACGCAGGATCTTGGCCTGCAAGGTCAGGGGCAGTTCGCCGATTTCATCGAGAAAGAGAGTGCCGCCCCCGGCCAGCTGGAAGCGTCCGGGTTTGTCCTGGGCCGCGCCGGTGAAGGCGCCGCGCACATAGCCGAAAAGTTCGCTTTCGAGCAGGTTCTCGGGCAGGGCCGCGCAGTTGACCTTGACCAGCGGACCCTTGGCGCGCGTGCTCTGATCGTGCAG is a window of Desulfomicrobium macestii DNA encoding:
- a CDS encoding sigma-54-dependent transcriptional regulator; translated protein: MTSQSTVLVIDDEPAHRLMVRVVLGDAGFKVLEADNGSSGLATLRARPVDVVLLDMRMPGMSGLDVLQKMHEEGMTTPVIMLTAFGNVSSAVESMKIGAWDYLTKPTDNDELLAVVKKAAEHVRLTRENRDLKKQIGRLQDTRIIGNSQEIRKVVELIEQVGPSEANVLILGESGTGKELVAQQLHDQSTRAKGPLVKVNCAALPENLLESELFGYVRGAFTGAAQDKPGRFQLAGGGTLFLDEIGELPLTLQAKILRALQERIVEPLGGVTPVSIDVRFIAATNRDLPAMIAEGKFREDLYYRLNVLEIRIPPLRERIEDIPLLVDYLLDKLGRKNNRPIRTVSREFLDALGRHEWRGNVRELENVLERALILCRGDILDLRDLPDHLLAPAPAARPAQLVQPGESPLETAERQALEETLRKYAGHRERTAQALGISRRTLQYRLKKYGLTTR